In Oryzias melastigma strain HK-1 linkage group LG10, ASM292280v2, whole genome shotgun sequence, a single window of DNA contains:
- the nox1 gene encoding NADPH oxidase 1 — protein MANWIINNGFPAVMVVVWMTLNTFLFVWYYLYYDQDESFYYTRHLLGSALAWARAPAAVLNFNCMLILLPVCRNLLSLIRGSFVCCSRTMRKQLDQNLTFHKLVAYMIALMTAVHTVAHLLNLEWLNNSKLGLYDELSTALSRLEDERNETFLNPLQHIDADPQQRPTHFAFTSIAGLTGVLITLSLILIITSSMEVIRRSYFEVFWYTHHLFIVFFIGLVFHGYGRIVRSLQDEPLHNTTLCKDRPDDWGKVPECPIPQFAGKEPGTWKWVIGPMIIYVCERVLRFIRYMQAVQYRKIVMHPSKVLELQLRKKGFKMEVGQYVFLNCPSISQLEWHPFTMTSAPEEDFFSVHIRSAGDWTDKLIDVMQKLPEGEQGPKMGVDGPFGTASEDVFDYEVSMLVGAGIGVTPFASIMKSIWYKFKESDPKLRTRKIYFYWLCRETHAFEWFADLLQVLEKEMEERGLGDFLTYKLFLTGWDQGHTNQVIVHFDEDTDVVTGLKQKTHYGRPNWDKEFDQVRKENPASVVGTFLCGPAALAKVLEKKCAKYSDVDPRKTKFYFNKENF, from the exons ATGGCAAACTGGATCATCAACAACGGGTTTCCAGCTGTGATGGTG GTGGTCTGGATGACCCTCAACACATTCCTCTTTGTGTGGTATTATCTCTACTATGACCAAGATGAGTCGTTTTACTACACACGCCACTTGTTAGGG tCAGCTTTGGCCTGGGCCAGAGCTCCTGCAGCCGTCCTCAACTTTAACTGCATGCTGATCCTCCTCCCAGTGTGCAGGAACCTGCTGTCTCTGATCCGAGGCTCCTTTGTG TGCTGCAGTCGAACAATGAGgaaacaactggaccaaaatttGACTTTCCACAAGCTGGTGGCGTACATGATCGCTCTCATGACAG CGGTCCACACCGTCGCCCACTTGCTGAACCTGGAGTGGCTCAACAACAGTAAGCTTGGCCTTTACGATGAGCTGAGCACCGCTCTGTCCAGACTAGAAGATGAAAGAAACGAGACCTTCCTGAACCCGCTCCAACACATTGATGCG GATCCACAGCAGAGACCCACTCACTTTGCCTTCACCTCCATCGCCGGCCTCACGGGGGTCCTCATCACTCTGTCTCTCATCTTGATCATCACCTCCTCTATGGAGGTGATCAGGCGGAGCTACTTCGAGGTGTTCTGGTACACCCACCACCTCTTCATCGTCTTCTTCATCGGCCTCGTCTTTCATGGATACGG GCGCATTGTGAGGAGTCTTCAGGACGAGCCTCTGCACAACACCACTTTATGTAAAGATCGCCCTGATGACTGGGGAAAGGTTCCTGAGTGTCCCATCCCCCAGTTTGCAGGAAAAGAACCCGGG acCTGGAAGTGGGTGATTGGTCCAATGATAATCTATGTCTGCGAGCGTGTGCTGCGTTTCATTCGCTACATGCAGGCAGTGCAATACAGAAAG ATTGTGATGCATCCGTCCAAagttctggagctgcagctgaggaAGAAGGGCTTTAAAATGGAAGTGGGTCAGTACGTCTTCCTCAACTGCCCCAGCATCTCCCAGCTGGAGTGGCATCCGTTCACCATGACCTCTGCCCCCGAGGAGGACTTCTTCAGCGTCCACATTCGCTCGGCCGGGGACTGGACGGACAAGCTCATAGATGTCATGCAGAAGCTTCCAGAAGGAGAGCAGGGGCCCAA GATGGGCGTGGACGGACCTTTTGGGACCGCCAGCGAGGATGTGTTTGACTACGAGGTTAGCATGCTGGTCGGCGCTGGCATCGGGGTCACACCCTTCGCCTCCATCATGAAATCCATCTGGTACAAATTCAAAGAGTCCGATCCCAAGCTCCGCACCAGAAAG ATTTATTTCTACTGGCTGTGCCGGGAAACCCACGCCTTCGAGTGGTTTGCTGACCTTCTGCAGGTGTTGGAGAAGGAGATGGAGGAGCGAGGCTTGGGGGATTTCCTCACCTACAAGCTCTTTCTGACCGGCTGGGATCAAGGCCAT ACGAATCAAGTCATAGTTCACTTTGACGAGGACACAGACGTGGTCACAGGACTCAAACAGAAAACCCACTACGGTCGACCTAACTGGGACAAAGAATTCGATCAAGTCCGCAAAGAAAACCCTGC GTCTGTGGTGGGAACGTTCCTCTGCGGCCCTGCAGCTCTGGCAAAGGTCCTGGAGAAGAAATGTGCCAAATATTCAGATGTGGATCCTCGCAagacaaaattttattttaataaagaaaacttttaa